The following are encoded together in the Tribolium castaneum strain GA2 chromosome 3, icTriCast1.1, whole genome shotgun sequence genome:
- the LOC660999 gene encoding spermine oxidase, which yields MKMKLLKLFLVVFLQIYAKATPSVLIVGSGPAGIAAATRLLEHNHKNIRVLEAENRIGGRINSVFFGQAFVDLGAESCHGQKGNVVYDMVKNLGVLKHVDGPRSVYHSSRKEIVFGDELLRIIDGIYGPDGQRDEDEGKSVGHYCLDKYNASIYDKYRNDAEKFEIAKASVDLFHHIVLSYEGAFSWFEPSAKSDYRDCEGDLSLNWNGLGYKTVLEVMMKKFPNPSEQLPFDETVLLNKEVVKVFWNDSSSHNAVTVYCSDHSSYTADHVIFTPSIGVLKERHETMFTPQLSEAKKDAIKHIGFGAVMKIAMFFKHRWWESERNFTGFHFVWSEGDKSRAFKEFPEGPLKDGHSWLTEFFCVVPVDRNPNVLVGWLTGSMVPEIELMTNETLIDGLEFVLNKFLGHKYNITGPDSIIRTYWHTNPHFRGSYSYQTVEARKDKITAEMELAKPVLNLEGRPILQFAGEASHPYFYSTVHGAIETGFREADRIINSYK from the exons ATGAAAATGAAGCTCCTCAAGCTTTTTCTCGtcgtatttttgcaaatttacgcCAAAGCGACGCCCTCCGTGCTAATCGTGGGCTCTGGACCTGCTGGCATCGCAGCAGCGACGAGACTCCTCGAACACAACCACAAGAACATTCGAGTATTAGAGGCAGAAAACCGAATCGGGGGCCGAATTAACAGCGTTTTTTTCGGCCAAGCTTTCGTCGATTTGGGCGCAGAGTCGTGCCATGGGCAGAAAGGTAACGTGGTCTATGACATGGTCAAAAATTTGGGCGTTTTGAAACATGTGGATGGGCCACGGAGTGTCTACCACTCCTCACGCAAAGAAATCGTTTTTGGGGACGAGTTGTTGCGAATTATTGATGGGATTTACGGCCCTGATGGGCAAAGGGACGAAGATGAGGGCAAGAGTGTGGGGCATTACTGCTTGGACAA ATACAACGCCAGCATTTACGATAAGTACCGGAACGATGCGgagaaatttgaaattgcGAAAGCGTCCGTTGATCTCTTCCATCACATAGTATTAAGCTACGAGGGCGCCTTTTCGTGGTTCGAACCCTCGGCCAAGAGCGACTACCGCGATTGCGAGGGCGACCTCAGCCTGAACTGGAACGGGCTGGGCTACAAGACCGTGCTGGAAGTCATGATGAAGAAGTTTCCAAACCCGTCCGAACAACTCCCGTTTGACGAAACAGTATTACTAAACAAGGAAGTAGTTAAAGTATTTTGGAACGACAGTTCTAGTCATAATGCGGTGACGGTCTACTGCTCGGATCATTCGAGTTACACGGCCGATCATGTCATTTTCACTCCTTCGATTGGAGTGTTGAAGGAGCGGCACGAAACAATGTTTACGCCACAGTTATCGGAGGCAAAAAAGGACGCGATCAAACACATCGGTTTTGGGGCTGTTATGAAAATTGCgatgtttttcaaacaccgGTGGTGGGAAAGCGAGAGGAATTTTACAGGTTTTCACTTTGTTTGGAGCGAGGGGGACAAAAGTCGCGCTTTTAAGGAGTTTCCAGAAGGGCCACTAAAg GACGGCCACTCCTGGCtcactgaatttttttgcgtCGTCCCTGTAGATCGCAACCCTAATGTGCTAGTTGGTTGGTTGACGGGTTCAATGGTTCCCGAAATTGAGCTAATGACCAACGAAACACTAATCGATGGTTTGGAGTTTGTTCTCAATAAATTTCTAGGGCATAAATATAACATAACCGGGCCTGATTCCATAATTCG TACTTATTGGCACACAAACCCGCATTTTCGGggcagttactcttatcagaCCGTCGAAGCTCGCAAAGATAAAATCACAGCTGAGATGGAGTTGGCTAAGCCTGTGCTAAATCTGGAAGGACGGCCCATTTTACAGTTTGCAGGAGAGGCCTCACATCCCTATTTTTACTCAACTGTGCATGGGGCCATCGAGACTGGATTTAGAGAAGCGGACagaattattaattcttacaaatag
- the LOC100141635 gene encoding putative gustatory receptor 28a isoform X1 — MTKDGVYNTLFFIVYVSLLLGPHPTYFGKTGRKTVLKTNKYCNFIILFYLSVFVILVYYASLDETPNPVTNGKLYNFNTFAKLLILVVSLSGTFGFFGTHILSYINKASFKKIVNTVATFDETWAKLGLEINHKEDFRVCLVFTLTGPFFTFCNVLMEMWNIPRENIDPIPLVVVLTHLIPFMLIHQGETQFVVANIILRRRFALINSILRKLYKNKYRKLIVDGKKSEEQIVDICIRSHDKLCDVCDSVNRIFGFIIIIGCLIQFNTIVFAFCYCYYSISIRPISTLGWFFWSLLRIYELARKAAFAHLNSNEARATLNWVSKLIIRSNPSLEEKLQIFALQLTHRAPTFTALGLFPINGSFAFTVIFHLTWKNSENLFQVVGAATTYITIIYQFQVNKPTCGP; from the exons ATGACCAAAGACGGTGTCTACAACACcctttttttcatagtttaCGTGTCACTTCTCCTAGGCCCACACCCAACCTATTTCGGGAAAACGGGCCGAAAGACAGTCCTCAAAACCAACAAATATTGCAACTTTATCATACTTTTCTACCTTTCGGTTTTTGTTATTCTGGTGTATTACGCCTCCCTGGATGAAACCCCGAACCCTGTGACTAACGGGAAATTGTACAACTTTAACACTTTCGCCAAACTGCTGATCCTGGTCGTGTCCCTATCGGGAACGTTTGGTTTTTTCGGCACCCACATCTTGAGTTACATTAACAAAGccagtttcaaaaaaatcgtcaataCGGTGGCAACGTTTGACGAGACTTGGGCCAAGCTGGGCCTGGAAATCAACCACAAGGAGGATTTTCGCGTTTGTTTGGTTTTCACGTTAACGGGGCCCTTTTTCACGTTCTGTAATGTTTTGATGGAGATGTGGAACATTCCGAGGGAAAACATCGATCCGATTCCGCTGGTTGTGGTGCTAACGCATCTAATTCCGTTCATGTTGATTCATCAAGGGGAGACTCAGTTTGTCGTGGCTAATATTATACTTAGGCGCAGGTTTGCTCTCATCAATTCGATTCTCcgaaaattgtataaaaataagtatAGAAAACTGATTGTGGATG ggAAGAAAAGTGAAGAACAAATTGTTGATATTTGTATCCGGAGTCACGACAAGCTGTGCGATGTGTGCGACAGCGTTAATAGGATTTTTGGGTTCATTATAATAATTGGGTGTCTGATTCAGTTTAATACGATCGTGTTTGCATTTTGCTACTGCTATTACAGC ATTTCCATTCGGCCGATTTCCACGCTTGGTTGGTTCTTTTGGTCACTGCTGCGCATCTACGAACTTGCCCGGAAAGCTGCCTTTGcgcatttaaattcaaatgaa gccAGGGCTACTCTGAACTGGGTCTCAAAACTCATCATTCGTTCAAATCCCAGTCTTGAggaaaaa ttacaaatttttgcgCTACAACTAACGCACAGAGCGCCCACATTTACAGCACTAGGGTTGTTTCCAATCAACGGCAGCTTCGCTTTTACTGTAATTTTTCACTTGACTTGGAAAAACTCTGAAAATCTATTTCAGGTTGTGGGAGCTGCCACGACCTACATCACGATTATTTACCAATTTCAGGTCAACAAACCCACTTGTGGGCCATAA
- the LOC100141635 gene encoding putative gustatory receptor 28a isoform X2, which yields MTKDGVYNTLFFIVYVSLLLGPHPTYFGKTGRKTVLKTNKYCNFIILFYLSVFVILVYYASLDETPNPVTNGKLYNFNTFAKLLILVVSLSGTFGFFGTHILSYINKASFKKIVNTVATFDETWAKLGLEINHKEDFRVCLVFTLTGPFFTFCNVLMEMWNIPRENIDPIPLVVVLTHLIPFMLIHQGETQFVVANIILRRRFALINSILRKLYKNKYRKLIVDGKKSEEQIVDICIRSHDKLCDVCDSVNRIFGFIIIIGCLIQFNTIVFAFCYCYYSISIRPISTLGWFFWSLLRIYELARKAAFAHLNSNEARATLNWVSKLIIRSNPSLEEKLQIFALQLTHRAPTFTALGLFPINGSFAFTVVGAATTYITIIYQFQVNKPTCGP from the exons ATGACCAAAGACGGTGTCTACAACACcctttttttcatagtttaCGTGTCACTTCTCCTAGGCCCACACCCAACCTATTTCGGGAAAACGGGCCGAAAGACAGTCCTCAAAACCAACAAATATTGCAACTTTATCATACTTTTCTACCTTTCGGTTTTTGTTATTCTGGTGTATTACGCCTCCCTGGATGAAACCCCGAACCCTGTGACTAACGGGAAATTGTACAACTTTAACACTTTCGCCAAACTGCTGATCCTGGTCGTGTCCCTATCGGGAACGTTTGGTTTTTTCGGCACCCACATCTTGAGTTACATTAACAAAGccagtttcaaaaaaatcgtcaataCGGTGGCAACGTTTGACGAGACTTGGGCCAAGCTGGGCCTGGAAATCAACCACAAGGAGGATTTTCGCGTTTGTTTGGTTTTCACGTTAACGGGGCCCTTTTTCACGTTCTGTAATGTTTTGATGGAGATGTGGAACATTCCGAGGGAAAACATCGATCCGATTCCGCTGGTTGTGGTGCTAACGCATCTAATTCCGTTCATGTTGATTCATCAAGGGGAGACTCAGTTTGTCGTGGCTAATATTATACTTAGGCGCAGGTTTGCTCTCATCAATTCGATTCTCcgaaaattgtataaaaataagtatAGAAAACTGATTGTGGATG ggAAGAAAAGTGAAGAACAAATTGTTGATATTTGTATCCGGAGTCACGACAAGCTGTGCGATGTGTGCGACAGCGTTAATAGGATTTTTGGGTTCATTATAATAATTGGGTGTCTGATTCAGTTTAATACGATCGTGTTTGCATTTTGCTACTGCTATTACAGC ATTTCCATTCGGCCGATTTCCACGCTTGGTTGGTTCTTTTGGTCACTGCTGCGCATCTACGAACTTGCCCGGAAAGCTGCCTTTGcgcatttaaattcaaatgaa gccAGGGCTACTCTGAACTGGGTCTCAAAACTCATCATTCGTTCAAATCCCAGTCTTGAggaaaaa ttacaaatttttgcgCTACAACTAACGCACAGAGCGCCCACATTTACAGCACTAGGGTTGTTTCCAATCAACGGCAGCTTCGCTTTTACT GTTGTGGGAGCTGCCACGACCTACATCACGATTATTTACCAATTTCAGGTCAACAAACCCACTTGTGGGCCATAA